One region of Gymnogyps californianus isolate 813 chromosome 28, ASM1813914v2, whole genome shotgun sequence genomic DNA includes:
- the SOST gene encoding sclerostin codes for MQIAWAVCSVCVLIQIAFRSVEGWQMFKNDATEIVPEITENTETPMEQTFSNNNTMNQAKHGGRHIQQAPDPNDASDFSCREMRTTRYITEGTCRSIKPVKELVCSGQCVPSHLLPNSIGRGKWWRQNALDYRCIPAHTRTQRIQMACPEEETRTYKFRAVTSCKCKRYTRYHNQSELKDFGKETVRPQKNKKPRLSRARSSKSNQHESENAY; via the exons ATGCAGATCGCTTGGgctgtgtgctctgtgtgtgtcttAATACAAATTGCATTTCGATCTGTGGAAGGGTggcaaatgtttaaaaatgatgcTACAGAAATCGTTCCTGAGatcactgaaaatacagaaacaccGATGGAGCAGACTTTCAGCAACAACAACACAATGAACCAGGCAAAGCATGGAGGAAGACACATACAACAAGCTCCAGACCCTAAtg ATGCTTCCGACTTTAGCTGCAGAGAAATGCGAACCACCCGCTACATCACAGAGGGTACTTGCCGCAGCATCAAGCCTGTCAAGGAACTGGTCTGCTCTGGTCAGTGTGTCCCCTCACACCTCCTTCCCAACTCTATTGGTAGAGGGAAGTGGTGGCGTCAGAATGCCCTGGATTATCGCTGCATTCCTGCTCACACTCGCACGCAGCGCATCCAGATGGCTTGTCCCGAGGAAGAGACTCGGACTTACAAATTCCGAGCTGTCACATCCTGCAAATGCAAGCGCTACACTCGCTACCACAACCAGTCTGAGCTGAAGGACTTTGGAAAGGAAACTGTCAGGCCTCAGAAGAACAAGAAGCCCCGTCTCTCCAGAGCCAGGAGCAGCAAATCTAACCAGCATGAGTCAGAAAATGCTTATTAG